A genomic region of Macrobrachium nipponense isolate FS-2020 chromosome 40, ASM1510439v2, whole genome shotgun sequence contains the following coding sequences:
- the LOC135211941 gene encoding uncharacterized protein LOC135211941, producing the protein MDDDPVLQPDDHHLLRYYAAITRVVQPAMHRVFILLSPDDGRSEKELLFAISGFSQRKYKKHFSEPERQRLDEGKPSSEFDISLLYKLLQRVCGLAETNDTKWNDAGSLEHSLKRLKDHRNTLAHEQISLTSDELREKIRDMEGFCQQILEAAGQQRNLPVAEDLQRMHDGMEEAISGEIDLWEPYKTALAKLRSEQATVLIREGRKDIHAIGKNLMILNPFVWMIDSKYANLNLKSVYTENRIEGKGNVDIQHLLVSALSELQPDALPDVIAISGTPGMGKTSSFRFLVQDWLSSNPTTLGMENIDLIVPVVLRHVCSDNIKDLVKDELLHNVAKHLQPDDIISALKNVSLLWMLDGYDEASTGTRKVVKEIVQKFPGSRIMITTREEFKNEIETEVALVGRSYLSVTLAGFSDKNLREYAEKIISASVQDPQKRNDTLKEFMDLDFTENEYNLDILRVPLFAAITIALWLDSPENVFHIKTTSSLFTLLVGHMIQRLVIRESYRKLNQTISSLKEKLSRFFDCIGFVLWQNYDHFILHQYEVDYLQERCSELGLPFKDSMSAFFIYAEKATPLGIVEEYTIIHRELMDFLGARAFANKMICEGWDVMETAKYFIKSKRELLLEHEPSHRRLDGLYYNIDNLSMELPCDKYETFCNKRFMMPLDVFIRKYYSCYMCGRSVTEEKVSKDYYLHKDGFLTTLKSTNFWCHVKFELFGRWFAYVLGCLSLSRQLNEERCEQFAFIFSSSTGPFLNISYILLGLNEAGDDLFVKKLCNYVNRKTWAFRDSPWFSHTQTVKLLKYIEPKSVFLHLCGIGDPWKFLIDYIETFVKCHCEIHLDLQHFFHNAVPDLELVVTSLGLLLSDTSRCRLVTLRSVVDDKALMLLKRSTYLRELSLMYRGEDLRHMSELVKTLPELNVFRLAMDFRCCSGKELPVLIGDEAEIPELGVILTDVFSYDPELVASAIKKLFPNPFHVILRGSISTFDQERMWTYITRVLENVLNVNSLQLLLEVPDEFHRHSFIIRPIVQNLERSSNQRFSSTTIKFKFVDTAGLVWD; encoded by the coding sequence ATGGACGACGACCCAGTCCTTCAGCCTGATGACCATCATTTGCTCAGATACTACGCTGCCATAACCAGAGTTGTGCAGCCAGCCATGCATCGCGTCTTCATATTGCTCAGTCCTGACGATGGGAGATCTGAAAAGGAGCTTCTGTTTGCTATCAGTGGATTCTCGCAgaggaaatacaaaaaacatttcaGTGAGCCAGAAAGACAAAGACTAGACGAAGGGAAACCCAGCAGTGAATTTGATATATCACTCCTGTACAAACTACTCCAGAGGGTTTGTGGCTTAGCAGAAACTAACGATACCAAGTGGAATGATGCTGGGTCACTTGAACATTCTCTCAAAAGACTGAAAGATCATAGAAACACTTTAGCCCACGAGCAGATTTCTCTTACCTCTGATGAACTCCGAGAAAAGATCAGAGATATGGAAGGGTTTTGTCAACAAATTCTCGAGGCAGCAGGTCAACAAAGGAATTTACCGGTTGCTGAAGACTTACAAAGAATGCACGATGGGATGGAAGAGGCAATATCAGGAGAAATAGACCTATGGGAACCTTATAAGACTGCTTTGGCCAAATTAAGAAGTGAGCAAGCCACAGTCCTGAtcagggaaggaaggaaagataTTCATGCAATTGGCAAGAATTTAATGATCCTAAATCCATTCGTGTGGATGATTGATtctaaatatgccaacttgaatTTGAAGAGTGTGTATACAGAGAATAGGATAGAAGGCAAGGGCAATGTCGATATACAACATCTGTTGGTGTCTGCTTTATCTGAACTTCAACCAGATGCATTACCTGACGTCATTGCAATATCTGGTACTCCCGGAATGGGCAAAACGAGTTCGTTCCGCTTTCTAGTCCAAGACTGGCTCTCTTCTAATCCAACCACGCTTGGAATGGAAAACATCGATCTCATAGTGCCCGTCGTATTGCGACATGTGTGCAGCGATAATATCAAGGATTTGGTTAAGGATGAACTTCTGCACAATGTTGCAAAACATCTGCAACCAGATGACATCATCTCAGCTCTGAAGAATGTTTCCTTGCTTTGGATGTTGGATGGGTATGACGAAGCAAGCACAGGAACCAGAAAAGTGGTCAAGGAAATCGTTCAGAAGTTTCCAGGTTCCAGAATTATGATTACAACTCGAGAAGAATTCAAGAATGAAATTGAAACTGAGGTAGCTTTAGTAGGTCGCTCTTACTTAAGTGTTACTCTTGCTGGGTTTTCTGACAAAAACTTACGAGAATATGCTGAAAAGATCATTTCTGCTTCTGTTCAAGATCCACAAAAAAGAAACGATACACTGAAAGAGTTCATGGATTTGGATTTCACTGAAAATGAGTACAATCTGGATATACTGCGTGTTCCTCTATTTGCAGCTATCACAATTGCGCTGTGGCTCGATTCCCCTGAGAATGTTTTCCATATAAAGACAACTTCTTCTCTATTCACTCTGCTTGTTGGCCACATGATTCAAAGACTCGTAATACGAGAATCATACAGAAAGTTGAATCAGACCATATCTTCCTTAAAAGAGAaactcagtagattttttgacTGCATTGGCTTTGTTCTTTGGCAGAACTATGATCACTTCATTCTTCACCAGTATGAAGTAGACTATTTGCAAGAGAGGTGTTCAGAGCTTGGGCTTCCATTTAAGGATTCAATGTCAGCTTTCTTTATTTATGCTGAAAAGGCTACACCTCTGGGCATCGTAGAAGAATACACAATCATCCATCGTGAATTGATGGACTTCTTGGGAGCGAGAGCATTTGCCAACAAAATGATCTGTGAGGGATGGGATGTGATGGAGACTgctaaatatttcatcaaaagcAAGAGAGAATTATTACTGGAACATGAACCTTCACATCGTAGGCTGGATGGGTTGTACTATAACATAGACAATTTGTCTATGGAGTTGCCCTGTGATAAATACGAGACCTTCTGTAACAAACGCTTCATGATGCCACTAGATGTTTTTATCAGAAAATATTACAGTTGTTATATGTGTGGAAGGTCCGTTACGGAAGAAAAAGTAAGCAAagattattatttacataaagaTGGTTTTCTCACAACACTTAAATCAACAAACTTCTGGTGTCACGTAAAATTCGAATTGTTTGGCCGGTGGTTCGCCTATGTTTTGGGATGCCTGAGTCTCAGTCGACAGCTGAATGAAGAAAGGTGTGAACAGTTTGCCTTTATTTTTAGTTCATCCACAGGTCCATTTCTAAACATATCTTACATCTTATTAGGACTGAATGAAGCTGGCGATGATTTGTTTGTGAAAAAACTATGCAATTACGTTAATCGTAAAACGTGGGCATTCAGAGATAGTCCCtggttttcacacacacaaacagtaaaATTGTTGAAATACATTGAGCCGAAGTCAGTCTTTCTTCATCTTTGTGGAATAGGAGATCCGTGGAAGTTCTTAATTGATTACATTGAAACATTTGTTAAATGCCACTGTGAGATTCACCTTGACCTGCAACACTTCTTCCACAATGCTGTCCCAGATTTAGAGTTGGTAGTGACATCTCTAGGCCTATTGCTCAGCGACACTTCCCGTTGCCGACTTGTAACATTACGAAGTGTTGTCGACGACAAAGCACTGATGCTCCTCAAGAGATCTACTTACCTGAGGGAGTTATCTCTGATGTACAGAGGGGAAGACCTTCGCCATATGTCGGAATTAGTGAAGACGTTGCCTGAACTGAATGTTTTCCGATTGGCTATGGATTTTCGCTGTTGTTCTGGCAAGGAGCTGCCCGTTCTCATTGGAGATGAGGCGGAGATTCCCGAGCTTGGCGTCATTCTTACTGACGTTTTCAGCTACGATCCTGAGCTCGTTGCATCGGCCattaagaaattatttccaaatCCGTTTCATGTGATCTTACGGGGTAGCATTTCGACCTTTGACCAAGAAAGAATGTGGACTTACATTACTCGTGTCTTGGAAAATGTTTTGAATGTCAATAGCTTACAATTATTACTGGAAGTTCCTGACGAATTTCATCGGCATTCTTTTATCATAAGACCTATTGTACAAAACTTGGAAAGATCCTCAAACCAGCGCTTCTCCAGTACTACGATAAAATTCAAATTTGTCGACACCGCAGGGCTTGTATGGGACTAA